In the Astatotilapia calliptera chromosome 5, fAstCal1.2, whole genome shotgun sequence genome, one interval contains:
- the hipk1b gene encoding homeodomain-interacting protein kinase 1 isoform X4, whose product MSSQQLQVFSPPSISSSAFCRVKKLKVESNVWDVSTTEAYGSIAGQSAYTFTPAMAVPPFAPSLVFPPTAPGSRGQVVVRAADSTGSLPRGSSRRVTEQATSSSYAHETSSETRGHRHGQKRKMEAASDCSGSGCGSVQILEELSAPAATYSTRTGGGGGGGTGQSIPHSAPTTKSSSSNGEGDYQLVQHEILCSVSSGYEVLEFLGRGTFGQVAKCWKRGTNEIVAIKILKNHPSYARQGQIEVGILNRLSAENADEYNFVRSYECFQHKGHTCLVFEMLEQNLYDFLKQSKFSPLPLRHIRPILQQVATALMKLKSLGLIHADLKPENIMLVDPIRQPYRVKVIDFGSASHVSKAVCSTYLQSRYYRAPEIILGLPFCEAIDMWSLGCVIAELFLGWPLYPGASEYDQIRYISQTQGLPAEYLLSAGTKTSRFFNRGPDSSYPLWRLKTPSEHEMEMGIKSKEARKYIFNCLDDMMQVNLSSHLEGTDMLAEKADRREFIDLLKRMLRLDADKRITPTKTLGHPFVTMSHLMDYPHSSHVKSCFQNMEICKRRSSYESSKSLYSTNAVPSAAAGNLTVTFSSQLNQHNQVPSAAGAVPLLNYQPALYQQATINIPGLTQQSVPIPTRPAGLCSQTEPFQQTLIVCPPSTIQGLQSSSKSSSFPVRVENSVPIVPQNQSTQSLQIQPSMLTQGSCTPLMVATLHPPPAGLAPQYSLPLGLGTGVGRPTLLEHTATVLQAWPTGTQQILIPSSWQQVPGVAIHGSAHQSNVTESPVETIHSDAATQQGHSWRSITKTQQERKKVKARRGENRNRGVSTASVVSSGVTPPSSSAALSQPIVISDTPSPAVSIITIHSDTDTEDEHKFHPASLELSQRTNVISCVTVHDSDSSTASPLTPLPRTLNPASTMSSRQAKSLAVVAPSVKTQASERGAESRGRLETVNYIKPKRSSNRQPCSSGESVERHGLVPSQSHPLNLSQVHTVVSSSQERSGLSHSDSSLRRQQTFHQAVSASHYSFPEVAALASGSAAAAAPPSLYTYPASTALSSASQATEQLLGRGHSTHGHSPSAYAATYTSSSSRRDSASRKDSLFYLEVICEERFSSYHKLQRNLRSFKTLTCQTDEADSF is encoded by the exons ATGAGTTCCCAGCAGCTGCAGGTGTTCTCCCCTCCGTCAATCTCCTCCAGTGCCTTTTGCCGCGTCAAGAAGCTCAAGGTGGAAAGCAACGTTTGGGACGTGTCCACCACTGAGGCTTACGGATCCATAGCGGGCCAGTCCGCATACACATTCACCCCAGCCATGGCTGTGCCACCATTTGCGCCATCTCTGGTCTTCCCCCCTACAGCGCCCGGCTCCAGGGGTCAAGTGGTGGTGCGAGCAGCTGATAGCACCGGCAGTCTTCCTCGTGGATCCAGTCGACGCGTCACTGAGCAGGCTACATCCTCTTCTTATGCTCACGAGACGTCCTCTGAAACTAGGGGGCACAGGCATGggcagaagagaaagatggaggCAGCCAGCGACTGTAGCGGAAGCGGATGTGGAAGCGTCCAGATATTAGAAGAGCTCTCAGCTCCTGCGGCAACTTACTCCACGCGTACAGGCGGCGGTGGAGGCGGGGGCACAGGCCAGTCCATACCTCACTCTGCTCCAACCACCAAGAGCAGCAGCTCCAATGGTGAAGGGGATTATCAGCTTGTGCAGCATGAGATCCTCTGCTCCGTGTCCAGCGGCTATGAAGTGCTGGAGTTCCTGGGGAGGGGCACATTTGGACAAGTGGCTAAGTGCTGGAAGAGGGGAACCAATGAGATTGTAGCAATCAAAATTCTGAAAAACCACCCTTCATATGCTCGGCAGGGCCAAATTGAG GTGGGCATTCTGAACCGGCTAAGTGCAGAGAACGCAGATGAGTACAACTTTGTGCGTTCGTACGAATGCTTCCAACACAAGGGTCACACCTGCTTGGTTTTTGAGATGCTTGAACAGAACTTGTACGACTTTCTCAAGCAGAGCAAGTTCAGCCCACTTCCCCTACGGCACATCCGCCCCATTTTGCAGCAG GTGGCTACAGCACTAATGAAACTGAAGAGCCTGGGTTTAATTCATGCagacttgaagcctgaaaacatcATGTTGGTGGACCCCATTAGACAGCCCTACAGGGTGAAGGTCATCGACTTCGGCTCTGCAAGTCATGTATCCAAAGCAGTGTGCTCAACCTACTTACAGTCCCGTTACTACAG AGCTCCAGAGATCATTTTGGGGCTGCCCTTCTGTGAGGCCATTGACATGTGGTCTCTAGGGTGTGTGATTGCGGAGCTGTTTCTGGGTTGGCCTTTGTACCCTGGAGCCTCTGAGTATGACCAG ATCCGTTACATTTCCCAGACTCAAGGCCTACCTGCTGAGTATCTTCTGAGTGCCGGCACAAAGACTAGCCGCTTCTTCAATCGAGGCCCTGACTCTAGCTACCCGCTCTGGAGGCTTAAG aCCCCGTCAGAACATGAAATGGAGATGGGCATCAAATCTAAGGAGGCTAGAAAGTACATCTTTAACTGTCTGGATGACATGATGCAG GTCAACCTTTCCTCTCACTTGGAGGGAACTGACATGTTGGCTGAGAAAGCTGACAGGAGAGAGTTTATAGACCTCCTGAAGCGAATGCTTCGTCTGGATGCTGACAAAAGGATCACACCTACAAAAACTCTGGGTCACCCCTTTGTCACGATGAGCCACCTCATGGACTATCCCCATAGCTCCCA TGTGAAGTCGTGCTTCCAGAATATGGAGATCTGCAAGCGCCGGAGCTCCTATGAAAGCAGCAAATCCCTCTACTCGACCAATGCAGTCCCCAGTGCTGCAGCGGGCAACCTCACCGTGACCTTCAGTAGCCAACTAAACCAGCATAACCAG GTGCCTTCTGCAGCGGGTGCGGTGCCTTTGCTGAACTACCAGCCAGCTTTGTACCAGCAGGCGACCATCAACATTCCCGGGCTGACTCAGCAGAGTGTCCCGATCCCAACGCGTCCTGCTGGGCTGTGTAGCCAGACGGAACCCTTCCAGCAGACACTCATCGTCTGTCCACCCTCCACTATCCAAG GGCTGCAGTCATCCAGTAAGAGTTCCAGTTTCCCGGTGAGGGTGGAGAACTCTGTACCGATAGTACCTCAGAACCAGTCTACTCAGTCCTTGCAGATACAGCCAAGTATGCTGACACAG GGTTCCTGCACACCCCTGATGGTGGCCACCCTGCACCCACCCCCAGCAGGCCTAGCCCCGCAGTATTCTCTGCCCCTTGGGCTGGGCACTGGGGTGGGTCGGCCTACCCTCCTGGAACACACAGCCACAGTGCTG caggCCTGGCCCACTGGTACCCAACAGATCCTCATACCATCATCATGGCAGCAGGTCCCAGGCGTAGCCATCCACGGCTCTGCCCATCAGTCAAATGTCACCGAATCACCTGTGGAAACGATTCACTCAGATGCTGCCACGCAGCAGGGACACAGCTGGCG GAGCATTACCAAGACTcagcaggagaggaagaaggtgAAAGCCAGACGTGGAGAGAACAGAAACAG GGGTGTATCTACTGCATCAGTGGTCAGTAGTGGCGTGACTCCACCCAGCTCCAGCGCAGCCTTGTCACAGCCGATCGTGATCTCGGACACGCCGAGCCCAGCGGTCAGCATCATTACGATTCACAGTGACACAGACACGGAGGATGAGCATAAGTTCCACCCTGCTAG TCTTGAACTGAGCCAGCGCACCAACGTTATCAGCTGTGTGACCGTACACGACTCGGACTCCTCTACCGCCAGCCCCCTGACTCCCCTTCCACGCACTCTTAACCCAGCAAGCACTATGTCATCTCGCCAGGCCAAGTCTCTGGCAGTAGTGGCACCTTCAGTCAAAACACAGGCAtctgagagaggagcagagtcCCGAGGACGCTTGGAGACTG TGAATTACATCAAGCCCAAGAGATCCTCTAACAGACAGCCGTGCAGTTCAGGGGAAAGTGTGGAGCGCCATGGACTGGTGCCAAGCCAGTCGCACCCTTTAAACCTCAGCCAG gtTCACACAGTAGTTTCTTCATCTCAGGAGCGTTCGGGGCTCTCCCACAGCGACTCATCGTTACGTCGCCAGCAGACGTTCCACCAGGCCGTCTCAGCCTCTCACTACAGCTTCCCCGAGGTGGCAGCCCTGGCGTCCGGCTCGGCCGCTGCTGCCGCCCCCCCCAGCCTATATACCTACCCGGCCTCTACTGCCCTCTCCTCAGCCTCTCAGGCCACGGAGCAGCTGCTGGGCCGTGGTCACAGCACCCACGGACACTCCCCCTCCGCTTATGCAGCAACGTACACCTCATCCTCCTCCAGGAGAGACTCGGCCAGTCGCAAGGACTCG CTGTTTTATCTCGAGGTTATCTGTGAAGAGAGATTTTCCTCCTATCACAAGCTGCAACGAAACTTGAGGAGCTTCAAGACGCTGACTTGCCAGACTGATGAAGCTgacagtttttag
- the hipk1b gene encoding homeodomain-interacting protein kinase 1 isoform X3 — protein MSSQQLQVFSPPSISSSAFCRVKKLKVESNVWDVSTTEAYGSIAGQSAYTFTPAMAVPPFAPSLVFPPTAPGSRGQVVVRAADSTGSLPRGSSRRVTEQATSSSYAHETSSETRGHRHGQKRKMEAASDCSGSGCGSVQILEELSAPAATYSTRTGGGGGGGTGQSIPHSAPTTKSSSSNGEGDYQLVQHEILCSVSSGYEVLEFLGRGTFGQVAKCWKRGTNEIVAIKILKNHPSYARQGQIEVGILNRLSAENADEYNFVRSYECFQHKGHTCLVFEMLEQNLYDFLKQSKFSPLPLRHIRPILQQVATALMKLKSLGLIHADLKPENIMLVDPIRQPYRVKVIDFGSASHVSKAVCSTYLQSRYYRAPEIILGLPFCEAIDMWSLGCVIAELFLGWPLYPGASEYDQIRYISQTQGLPAEYLLSAGTKTSRFFNRGPDSSYPLWRLKTPSEHEMEMGIKSKEARKYIFNCLDDMMQVNLSSHLEGTDMLAEKADRREFIDLLKRMLRLDADKRITPTKTLGHPFVTMSHLMDYPHSSHVKSCFQNMEICKRRSSYESSKSLYSTNAVPSAAAGNLTVTFSSQLNQHNQVPSAAGAVPLLNYQPALYQQATINIPGLTQQSVPIPTRPAGLCSQTEPFQQTLIVCPPSTIQGLQSSSKSSSFPVRVENSVPIVPQNQSTQSLQIQPSMLTQGSCTPLMVATLHPPPAGLAPQYSLPLGLGTGVGRPTLLEHTATVLQAWPTGTQQILIPSSWQQVPGVAIHGSAHQSNVTESPVETIHSDAATQQGHSWRSITKTQQERKKVKARRGENRNRGVSTASVVSSGVTPPSSSAALSQPIVISDTPSPAVSIITIHSDTDTEDEHKFHPASLELSQRTNVISCVTVHDSDSSTASPLTPLPRTLNPASTMSSRQAKSLAVVAPSVKTQASERGAESRGRLETVNYIKPKRSSNRQPCSSGESVERHGLVPSQSHPLNLSQERSGLSHSDSSLRRQQTFHQAVSASHYSFPEVAALASGSAAAAAPPSLYTYPASTALSSASQATEQLLGRGHSTHGHSPSAYAATYTSSSSRRDSASRKDSVSSLLHGLPAAYQHQFATGSPYVSVTPRTEVYSAYQLSPRRLAQYPYL, from the exons ATGAGTTCCCAGCAGCTGCAGGTGTTCTCCCCTCCGTCAATCTCCTCCAGTGCCTTTTGCCGCGTCAAGAAGCTCAAGGTGGAAAGCAACGTTTGGGACGTGTCCACCACTGAGGCTTACGGATCCATAGCGGGCCAGTCCGCATACACATTCACCCCAGCCATGGCTGTGCCACCATTTGCGCCATCTCTGGTCTTCCCCCCTACAGCGCCCGGCTCCAGGGGTCAAGTGGTGGTGCGAGCAGCTGATAGCACCGGCAGTCTTCCTCGTGGATCCAGTCGACGCGTCACTGAGCAGGCTACATCCTCTTCTTATGCTCACGAGACGTCCTCTGAAACTAGGGGGCACAGGCATGggcagaagagaaagatggaggCAGCCAGCGACTGTAGCGGAAGCGGATGTGGAAGCGTCCAGATATTAGAAGAGCTCTCAGCTCCTGCGGCAACTTACTCCACGCGTACAGGCGGCGGTGGAGGCGGGGGCACAGGCCAGTCCATACCTCACTCTGCTCCAACCACCAAGAGCAGCAGCTCCAATGGTGAAGGGGATTATCAGCTTGTGCAGCATGAGATCCTCTGCTCCGTGTCCAGCGGCTATGAAGTGCTGGAGTTCCTGGGGAGGGGCACATTTGGACAAGTGGCTAAGTGCTGGAAGAGGGGAACCAATGAGATTGTAGCAATCAAAATTCTGAAAAACCACCCTTCATATGCTCGGCAGGGCCAAATTGAG GTGGGCATTCTGAACCGGCTAAGTGCAGAGAACGCAGATGAGTACAACTTTGTGCGTTCGTACGAATGCTTCCAACACAAGGGTCACACCTGCTTGGTTTTTGAGATGCTTGAACAGAACTTGTACGACTTTCTCAAGCAGAGCAAGTTCAGCCCACTTCCCCTACGGCACATCCGCCCCATTTTGCAGCAG GTGGCTACAGCACTAATGAAACTGAAGAGCCTGGGTTTAATTCATGCagacttgaagcctgaaaacatcATGTTGGTGGACCCCATTAGACAGCCCTACAGGGTGAAGGTCATCGACTTCGGCTCTGCAAGTCATGTATCCAAAGCAGTGTGCTCAACCTACTTACAGTCCCGTTACTACAG AGCTCCAGAGATCATTTTGGGGCTGCCCTTCTGTGAGGCCATTGACATGTGGTCTCTAGGGTGTGTGATTGCGGAGCTGTTTCTGGGTTGGCCTTTGTACCCTGGAGCCTCTGAGTATGACCAG ATCCGTTACATTTCCCAGACTCAAGGCCTACCTGCTGAGTATCTTCTGAGTGCCGGCACAAAGACTAGCCGCTTCTTCAATCGAGGCCCTGACTCTAGCTACCCGCTCTGGAGGCTTAAG aCCCCGTCAGAACATGAAATGGAGATGGGCATCAAATCTAAGGAGGCTAGAAAGTACATCTTTAACTGTCTGGATGACATGATGCAG GTCAACCTTTCCTCTCACTTGGAGGGAACTGACATGTTGGCTGAGAAAGCTGACAGGAGAGAGTTTATAGACCTCCTGAAGCGAATGCTTCGTCTGGATGCTGACAAAAGGATCACACCTACAAAAACTCTGGGTCACCCCTTTGTCACGATGAGCCACCTCATGGACTATCCCCATAGCTCCCA TGTGAAGTCGTGCTTCCAGAATATGGAGATCTGCAAGCGCCGGAGCTCCTATGAAAGCAGCAAATCCCTCTACTCGACCAATGCAGTCCCCAGTGCTGCAGCGGGCAACCTCACCGTGACCTTCAGTAGCCAACTAAACCAGCATAACCAG GTGCCTTCTGCAGCGGGTGCGGTGCCTTTGCTGAACTACCAGCCAGCTTTGTACCAGCAGGCGACCATCAACATTCCCGGGCTGACTCAGCAGAGTGTCCCGATCCCAACGCGTCCTGCTGGGCTGTGTAGCCAGACGGAACCCTTCCAGCAGACACTCATCGTCTGTCCACCCTCCACTATCCAAG GGCTGCAGTCATCCAGTAAGAGTTCCAGTTTCCCGGTGAGGGTGGAGAACTCTGTACCGATAGTACCTCAGAACCAGTCTACTCAGTCCTTGCAGATACAGCCAAGTATGCTGACACAG GGTTCCTGCACACCCCTGATGGTGGCCACCCTGCACCCACCCCCAGCAGGCCTAGCCCCGCAGTATTCTCTGCCCCTTGGGCTGGGCACTGGGGTGGGTCGGCCTACCCTCCTGGAACACACAGCCACAGTGCTG caggCCTGGCCCACTGGTACCCAACAGATCCTCATACCATCATCATGGCAGCAGGTCCCAGGCGTAGCCATCCACGGCTCTGCCCATCAGTCAAATGTCACCGAATCACCTGTGGAAACGATTCACTCAGATGCTGCCACGCAGCAGGGACACAGCTGGCG GAGCATTACCAAGACTcagcaggagaggaagaaggtgAAAGCCAGACGTGGAGAGAACAGAAACAG GGGTGTATCTACTGCATCAGTGGTCAGTAGTGGCGTGACTCCACCCAGCTCCAGCGCAGCCTTGTCACAGCCGATCGTGATCTCGGACACGCCGAGCCCAGCGGTCAGCATCATTACGATTCACAGTGACACAGACACGGAGGATGAGCATAAGTTCCACCCTGCTAG TCTTGAACTGAGCCAGCGCACCAACGTTATCAGCTGTGTGACCGTACACGACTCGGACTCCTCTACCGCCAGCCCCCTGACTCCCCTTCCACGCACTCTTAACCCAGCAAGCACTATGTCATCTCGCCAGGCCAAGTCTCTGGCAGTAGTGGCACCTTCAGTCAAAACACAGGCAtctgagagaggagcagagtcCCGAGGACGCTTGGAGACTG TGAATTACATCAAGCCCAAGAGATCCTCTAACAGACAGCCGTGCAGTTCAGGGGAAAGTGTGGAGCGCCATGGACTGGTGCCAAGCCAGTCGCACCCTTTAAACCTCAGCCAG GAGCGTTCGGGGCTCTCCCACAGCGACTCATCGTTACGTCGCCAGCAGACGTTCCACCAGGCCGTCTCAGCCTCTCACTACAGCTTCCCCGAGGTGGCAGCCCTGGCGTCCGGCTCGGCCGCTGCTGCCGCCCCCCCCAGCCTATATACCTACCCGGCCTCTACTGCCCTCTCCTCAGCCTCTCAGGCCACGGAGCAGCTGCTGGGCCGTGGTCACAGCACCCACGGACACTCCCCCTCCGCTTATGCAGCAACGTACACCTCATCCTCCTCCAGGAGAGACTCGGCCAGTCGCAAGGACTCGGTGAGCAGCCTGCTGCACGGCCTCCCTGCAGCCTACCAGCATCAGTTCGCCACTGGTTCTCCTTATGTTAGTGTGACGCCCCGAACCGAGGTTTACAGTGCCTACCAGCTAAGCCCTAGGCGCCTCGCGCAGTATCCATATTTGTAG
- the hipk1b gene encoding homeodomain-interacting protein kinase 1 isoform X6, which produces MSSQQLQVFSPPSISSSAFCRVKKLKVESNVWDVSTTEAYGSIAGQSAYTFTPAMAVPPFAPSLVFPPTAPGSRGQVVVRAADSTGSLPRGSSRRVTEQATSSSYAHETSSETRGHRHGQKRKMEAASDCSGSGCGSVQILEELSAPAATYSTRTGGGGGGGTGQSIPHSAPTTKSSSSNGEGDYQLVQHEILCSVSSGYEVLEFLGRGTFGQVAKCWKRGTNEIVAIKILKNHPSYARQGQIEVGILNRLSAENADEYNFVRSYECFQHKGHTCLVFEMLEQNLYDFLKQSKFSPLPLRHIRPILQQVATALMKLKSLGLIHADLKPENIMLVDPIRQPYRVKVIDFGSASHVSKAVCSTYLQSRYYRAPEIILGLPFCEAIDMWSLGCVIAELFLGWPLYPGASEYDQIRYISQTQGLPAEYLLSAGTKTSRFFNRGPDSSYPLWRLKTPSEHEMEMGIKSKEARKYIFNCLDDMMQVNLSSHLEGTDMLAEKADRREFIDLLKRMLRLDADKRITPTKTLGHPFVTMSHLMDYPHSSHVKSCFQNMEICKRRSSYESSKSLYSTNAVPSAAAGNLTVTFSSQLNQHNQVPSAAGAVPLLNYQPALYQQATINIPGLTQQSVPIPTRPAGLCSQTEPFQQTLIVCPPSTIQGLQSSSKSSSFPVRVENSVPIVPQNQSTQSLQIQPSMLTQAWPTGTQQILIPSSWQQVPGVAIHGSAHQSNVTESPVETIHSDAATQQGHSWRSITKTQQERKKVKARRGENRNRGVSTASVVSSGVTPPSSSAALSQPIVISDTPSPAVSIITIHSDTDTEDEHKFHPASLELSQRTNVISCVTVHDSDSSTASPLTPLPRTLNPASTMSSRQAKSLAVVAPSVKTQASERGAESRGRLETVNYIKPKRSSNRQPCSSGESVERHGLVPSQSHPLNLSQVHTVVSSSQERSGLSHSDSSLRRQQTFHQAVSASHYSFPEVAALASGSAAAAAPPSLYTYPASTALSSASQATEQLLGRGHSTHGHSPSAYAATYTSSSSRRDSASRKDSVSSLLHGLPAAYQHQFATGSPYVSVTPRTEVYSAYQLSPRRLAQYPYL; this is translated from the exons ATGAGTTCCCAGCAGCTGCAGGTGTTCTCCCCTCCGTCAATCTCCTCCAGTGCCTTTTGCCGCGTCAAGAAGCTCAAGGTGGAAAGCAACGTTTGGGACGTGTCCACCACTGAGGCTTACGGATCCATAGCGGGCCAGTCCGCATACACATTCACCCCAGCCATGGCTGTGCCACCATTTGCGCCATCTCTGGTCTTCCCCCCTACAGCGCCCGGCTCCAGGGGTCAAGTGGTGGTGCGAGCAGCTGATAGCACCGGCAGTCTTCCTCGTGGATCCAGTCGACGCGTCACTGAGCAGGCTACATCCTCTTCTTATGCTCACGAGACGTCCTCTGAAACTAGGGGGCACAGGCATGggcagaagagaaagatggaggCAGCCAGCGACTGTAGCGGAAGCGGATGTGGAAGCGTCCAGATATTAGAAGAGCTCTCAGCTCCTGCGGCAACTTACTCCACGCGTACAGGCGGCGGTGGAGGCGGGGGCACAGGCCAGTCCATACCTCACTCTGCTCCAACCACCAAGAGCAGCAGCTCCAATGGTGAAGGGGATTATCAGCTTGTGCAGCATGAGATCCTCTGCTCCGTGTCCAGCGGCTATGAAGTGCTGGAGTTCCTGGGGAGGGGCACATTTGGACAAGTGGCTAAGTGCTGGAAGAGGGGAACCAATGAGATTGTAGCAATCAAAATTCTGAAAAACCACCCTTCATATGCTCGGCAGGGCCAAATTGAG GTGGGCATTCTGAACCGGCTAAGTGCAGAGAACGCAGATGAGTACAACTTTGTGCGTTCGTACGAATGCTTCCAACACAAGGGTCACACCTGCTTGGTTTTTGAGATGCTTGAACAGAACTTGTACGACTTTCTCAAGCAGAGCAAGTTCAGCCCACTTCCCCTACGGCACATCCGCCCCATTTTGCAGCAG GTGGCTACAGCACTAATGAAACTGAAGAGCCTGGGTTTAATTCATGCagacttgaagcctgaaaacatcATGTTGGTGGACCCCATTAGACAGCCCTACAGGGTGAAGGTCATCGACTTCGGCTCTGCAAGTCATGTATCCAAAGCAGTGTGCTCAACCTACTTACAGTCCCGTTACTACAG AGCTCCAGAGATCATTTTGGGGCTGCCCTTCTGTGAGGCCATTGACATGTGGTCTCTAGGGTGTGTGATTGCGGAGCTGTTTCTGGGTTGGCCTTTGTACCCTGGAGCCTCTGAGTATGACCAG ATCCGTTACATTTCCCAGACTCAAGGCCTACCTGCTGAGTATCTTCTGAGTGCCGGCACAAAGACTAGCCGCTTCTTCAATCGAGGCCCTGACTCTAGCTACCCGCTCTGGAGGCTTAAG aCCCCGTCAGAACATGAAATGGAGATGGGCATCAAATCTAAGGAGGCTAGAAAGTACATCTTTAACTGTCTGGATGACATGATGCAG GTCAACCTTTCCTCTCACTTGGAGGGAACTGACATGTTGGCTGAGAAAGCTGACAGGAGAGAGTTTATAGACCTCCTGAAGCGAATGCTTCGTCTGGATGCTGACAAAAGGATCACACCTACAAAAACTCTGGGTCACCCCTTTGTCACGATGAGCCACCTCATGGACTATCCCCATAGCTCCCA TGTGAAGTCGTGCTTCCAGAATATGGAGATCTGCAAGCGCCGGAGCTCCTATGAAAGCAGCAAATCCCTCTACTCGACCAATGCAGTCCCCAGTGCTGCAGCGGGCAACCTCACCGTGACCTTCAGTAGCCAACTAAACCAGCATAACCAG GTGCCTTCTGCAGCGGGTGCGGTGCCTTTGCTGAACTACCAGCCAGCTTTGTACCAGCAGGCGACCATCAACATTCCCGGGCTGACTCAGCAGAGTGTCCCGATCCCAACGCGTCCTGCTGGGCTGTGTAGCCAGACGGAACCCTTCCAGCAGACACTCATCGTCTGTCCACCCTCCACTATCCAAG GGCTGCAGTCATCCAGTAAGAGTTCCAGTTTCCCGGTGAGGGTGGAGAACTCTGTACCGATAGTACCTCAGAACCAGTCTACTCAGTCCTTGCAGATACAGCCAAGTATGCTGACACAG gCCTGGCCCACTGGTACCCAACAGATCCTCATACCATCATCATGGCAGCAGGTCCCAGGCGTAGCCATCCACGGCTCTGCCCATCAGTCAAATGTCACCGAATCACCTGTGGAAACGATTCACTCAGATGCTGCCACGCAGCAGGGACACAGCTGGCG GAGCATTACCAAGACTcagcaggagaggaagaaggtgAAAGCCAGACGTGGAGAGAACAGAAACAG GGGTGTATCTACTGCATCAGTGGTCAGTAGTGGCGTGACTCCACCCAGCTCCAGCGCAGCCTTGTCACAGCCGATCGTGATCTCGGACACGCCGAGCCCAGCGGTCAGCATCATTACGATTCACAGTGACACAGACACGGAGGATGAGCATAAGTTCCACCCTGCTAG TCTTGAACTGAGCCAGCGCACCAACGTTATCAGCTGTGTGACCGTACACGACTCGGACTCCTCTACCGCCAGCCCCCTGACTCCCCTTCCACGCACTCTTAACCCAGCAAGCACTATGTCATCTCGCCAGGCCAAGTCTCTGGCAGTAGTGGCACCTTCAGTCAAAACACAGGCAtctgagagaggagcagagtcCCGAGGACGCTTGGAGACTG TGAATTACATCAAGCCCAAGAGATCCTCTAACAGACAGCCGTGCAGTTCAGGGGAAAGTGTGGAGCGCCATGGACTGGTGCCAAGCCAGTCGCACCCTTTAAACCTCAGCCAG gtTCACACAGTAGTTTCTTCATCTCAGGAGCGTTCGGGGCTCTCCCACAGCGACTCATCGTTACGTCGCCAGCAGACGTTCCACCAGGCCGTCTCAGCCTCTCACTACAGCTTCCCCGAGGTGGCAGCCCTGGCGTCCGGCTCGGCCGCTGCTGCCGCCCCCCCCAGCCTATATACCTACCCGGCCTCTACTGCCCTCTCCTCAGCCTCTCAGGCCACGGAGCAGCTGCTGGGCCGTGGTCACAGCACCCACGGACACTCCCCCTCCGCTTATGCAGCAACGTACACCTCATCCTCCTCCAGGAGAGACTCGGCCAGTCGCAAGGACTCGGTGAGCAGCCTGCTGCACGGCCTCCCTGCAGCCTACCAGCATCAGTTCGCCACTGGTTCTCCTTATGTTAGTGTGACGCCCCGAACCGAGGTTTACAGTGCCTACCAGCTAAGCCCTAGGCGCCTCGCGCAGTATCCATATTTGTAG